In Devosia sp. XK-2, one DNA window encodes the following:
- a CDS encoding fumarylacetoacetate hydrolase family protein, producing MKLATLRNGRPDGQLVVVSSDLSRCVSAGRIAPNLQAALDDWQHAEPALTALSQQLDAGEIAGQVFDPTSAHAPLPRAYQWIDGSAYMSHLERVRSLKGSKDEELQSIRPLLYQGGSDSLSAPTAPIVVPSDDLALDFEAEVGVIIGPVPMAATREQAAAAIRLVTVLNDVSLRRLVVDDLQNGFGFFHAKPSTAFAPVAITPASLGAHWQDNRLHLPIRVEVNDKLYGRPNAGVGMHFDFADLIVEAARTRYLAAGTIIGGGTVSNPHDQTLPLKPDGIGFACIAEARTAEKAKYGRARTPFLQPGDQVRIGAVNGDGRSVFGDIDQSVVLLSD from the coding sequence ATGAAACTTGCCACCCTGCGCAATGGCCGCCCCGATGGCCAGCTTGTGGTCGTCTCAAGCGATCTCTCGCGCTGCGTATCTGCGGGGCGGATCGCGCCCAACCTGCAGGCGGCGCTGGACGATTGGCAGCATGCCGAGCCTGCCCTCACGGCCCTTTCGCAACAACTCGATGCGGGGGAAATTGCCGGGCAGGTATTCGATCCGACATCCGCCCATGCGCCACTGCCACGCGCCTATCAGTGGATCGACGGCTCGGCCTACATGAGCCATCTGGAACGGGTACGGTCTCTCAAAGGTAGCAAAGACGAGGAACTGCAATCGATCCGTCCGTTGCTCTACCAGGGTGGCTCCGATTCGCTGTCGGCTCCGACCGCACCGATCGTGGTCCCGTCCGACGATCTGGCGTTGGACTTCGAGGCCGAGGTGGGCGTGATCATCGGGCCGGTGCCCATGGCCGCGACCCGAGAACAGGCAGCGGCCGCGATTCGGCTGGTGACCGTGCTCAACGACGTTTCCCTGCGCCGGCTGGTTGTTGACGACCTGCAGAACGGTTTCGGATTCTTCCATGCCAAGCCCTCGACCGCCTTTGCGCCAGTGGCCATCACGCCAGCGAGCCTGGGTGCCCATTGGCAGGACAATCGCCTGCATCTGCCCATTCGCGTCGAGGTCAATGACAAGCTTTATGGCCGCCCCAATGCCGGGGTGGGCATGCATTTCGATTTCGCCGACCTCATCGTCGAGGCGGCGCGCACGCGCTATCTCGCTGCGGGCACCATTATTGGCGGCGGAACGGTGTCAAATCCGCATGACCAGACCTTGCCCCTCAAGCCGGACGGCATTGGCTTTGCGTGCATTGCCGAAGCCCGCACGGCAGAGAAGGCCAAATATGGCCGAGCGCGTACACCTTTCCTGCAGCCTGGTGACCAGGTCCGGATCGGCGCCGTAAACGGCGATGGCCGCTCGGTTTTTGGTGATATCGATCAATCTGTCGTGCTTCTGTCGGACTAG
- a CDS encoding cytochrome c, which translates to MLNRKVTALALAAFAVIGVATAIAQDAFTPPATPEEAVEMRQGLMKEDGGILRVAGNLSGAEAVAAMTTLRDNYSHIPALFPEGSIVGSSKALPAIWENWDAFTAIAETGQAAAEAGLAAAEAGDAAGYAAALKTLMGTCGQCHQQFRS; encoded by the coding sequence ATGCTCAACCGTAAGGTTACCGCTCTTGCCTTAGCTGCCTTTGCAGTCATCGGCGTCGCTACGGCAATCGCGCAGGACGCCTTCACACCACCAGCGACCCCTGAGGAGGCAGTCGAAATGCGCCAGGGACTCATGAAAGAGGATGGCGGCATCCTGCGCGTAGCGGGCAATCTCTCCGGCGCCGAGGCGGTGGCCGCCATGACAACGCTGCGGGACAATTACAGCCACATTCCCGCTCTCTTCCCCGAAGGCTCCATTGTGGGCAGCAGCAAGGCCCTGCCGGCCATCTGGGAAAACTGGGATGCCTTCACCGCCATCGCTGAAACAGGACAGGCCGCTGCCGAGGCCGGTCTTGCGGCCGCTGAGGCCGGCGACGCAGCCGGCTATGCTGCGGCTCTGAAGACGCTCATGGGCACCTGTGGCCAGTGCCACCAGCAGTTCCGGAGCTGA
- the cysS gene encoding cysteine--tRNA ligase translates to MTTAKPQLSLYNTLTRSKAPFTPMDEVDVRLYACGPTVYDFAHIGNGRAAIVFDLLFRMLRHIYGAENVTYVRNITDVDDKINARALRDHPDLPLNEAIRKVTETTAAQYQKDVAALGCLEPTIQPRATENIAEMQKLIASLIQRGHAYEAGGEVLFDVQSMPDYGQLSGRNLEDNLAGARVAVDAHKKNPADFVLWKLSSDDEPGWDSPWGRGRPGWHIECSAMSERYLGETFDIHGGGLDLIFPHHENEIAQSRCAHGSHAMANVWVHNGFLMVEGQKMSKSLGNFFTIHQLLETEDFGGRKWPGEVLRLAMLMTHYREPIDFTVKRLDEAEALLNGWYRAVGDVSAEGGLFCADMVDALNDDLNTPAAVRALHELRVEAAKGSMPAMRSLKASAALLGLLTDTATRWFSGEGIETDAVQSRISARLDALNAKDFAKADAIRNELAEQGIALMDYKDEAGQRQTKWEVKR, encoded by the coding sequence ATGACCACGGCAAAGCCGCAGCTTTCTCTCTACAATACGCTCACGCGTTCCAAGGCGCCCTTCACGCCCATGGACGAGGTCGATGTGCGTCTCTATGCCTGCGGTCCCACGGTCTATGACTTTGCCCATATCGGCAATGGTCGCGCCGCCATCGTTTTCGATCTCCTGTTCCGCATGCTGCGCCATATCTATGGTGCCGAGAACGTCACCTATGTGCGCAACATCACCGACGTCGACGACAAGATCAACGCTCGCGCCCTGCGCGACCATCCCGATCTGCCGCTCAATGAAGCCATCCGCAAGGTCACCGAAACCACGGCGGCACAATATCAGAAAGACGTTGCGGCGCTGGGTTGCCTTGAGCCGACGATCCAGCCACGCGCCACCGAAAACATCGCCGAAATGCAAAAGCTGATCGCCTCGCTCATCCAGCGCGGCCATGCCTATGAGGCAGGTGGCGAAGTGCTGTTTGACGTGCAGTCGATGCCCGATTATGGCCAGCTTTCCGGCCGCAACCTTGAAGACAATCTCGCTGGCGCTCGCGTCGCAGTCGATGCGCACAAGAAGAACCCGGCGGACTTTGTGCTCTGGAAGCTGTCTTCGGACGACGAACCTGGTTGGGACAGCCCTTGGGGCCGCGGCCGTCCCGGCTGGCATATCGAATGCTCGGCCATGTCCGAGCGCTATCTGGGCGAGACTTTCGACATCCACGGCGGTGGGTTGGATCTCATCTTCCCCCACCACGAGAACGAAATCGCTCAGTCCCGCTGCGCTCACGGCTCACACGCCATGGCCAATGTCTGGGTACATAACGGCTTCCTCATGGTGGAAGGCCAGAAAATGTCCAAGTCCCTGGGCAATTTCTTCACCATCCACCAACTGCTCGAAACCGAAGACTTCGGCGGCCGCAAATGGCCCGGCGAGGTCCTGCGCCTGGCCATGCTGATGACGCACTATCGTGAACCGATCGATTTCACGGTGAAGCGGTTGGATGAGGCCGAGGCTTTGCTCAATGGCTGGTATCGCGCCGTGGGCGACGTGTCGGCCGAAGGCGGACTTTTCTGCGCTGACATGGTCGACGCGCTCAATGACGACCTCAATACTCCGGCAGCTGTCCGGGCGCTGCATGAATTACGTGTCGAGGCCGCCAAGGGGTCCATGCCCGCCATGCGCTCGCTCAAGGCCAGCGCGGCCCTGCTGGGTCTGCTAACGGATACGGCAACGCGTTGGTTTTCGGGTGAAGGGATCGAAACCGACGCAGTTCAAAGCCGGATATCGGCTCGCCTCGATGCCCTCAACGCCAAAGACTTCGCCAAAGCCGACGCTATCCGCAACGAACTGGCCGAACAGGGCATCGCCCTGATGGACTACAAGGACGAGGCTGGGCAGCGTCAGACGAAATGGGAGGTCAAGCGGTGA